One Nostoc sp. UHCC 0302 DNA window includes the following coding sequences:
- a CDS encoding helix-turn-helix transcriptional regulator, translating to MLAIQQPRAAQLVRETRQSLNLSQVKLAVMLGVSFHSINRWENGRTQPSPLAMRQIQELLHQMGEPGKALLAKYFQA from the coding sequence ATGCTTGCAATCCAACAGCCGAGGGCTGCCCAGTTGGTTCGTGAAACTCGGCAGTCCCTTAACCTTTCCCAGGTAAAGCTGGCAGTTATGCTAGGAGTTTCGTTTCACAGTATCAATCGGTGGGAAAATGGACGGACGCAACCTTCACCACTTGCTATGAGACAGATTCAAGAGTTACTACACCAGATGGGAGAACCCGGTAAGGCGCTTTTGGCCAAATACTTTCAAGCATAG